A window of Haloarcula marismortui ATCC 43049 genomic DNA:
TCGCCGGCCACCTGCACGCCAGACAGGCCAGCCCCGCCGACAACCACACGGTCGCCGTCACTGAGTCCGTGGAACTGCTCGCGGATCACGTGGGCGTCGTCGAGGCGCTTCAGTGGCGTCGCGTGCTCGCGCACACCCGGGAGCCCATAGAATGCCGTCCGAGCGCCGAGACACACCGCGCCCACGTCGTAGGACAGCGTCTCCGACCCGTCCAGCGTCGCCACGCCGGCATCCGGGTCGACATCGGTGACCGTCGCCTGTCGAATCTCACAGTCGAGGACGTCATCGAGGTCGACGGTAATTTCCTCGGCCAGTGACGGCCGTCTGACGACCCGGTGGAGTTCGTGCTGGACGAGGTGCTCCGTCTGTTCGTCGACGACGACCAGTGAGACGCTGTCGGGGAGAGTCTGTTCGAGCTTTCTGGCGAGCGTGAGTCCGGCGTATCCAGCTCCAAGGACGGCGACGCGCATACTGCCCGGTTGGAACTAGACGCTGATAGACCTATCTCCGCAGAGAGTCGAATCGGCGACCATCGCTCCATTTATATTCATGTACTCCCCCGATTAGGCTAGCCTAAAATGGACGACGGCGCTGAGTTACTCGTTGGTGAGCTGTTTCAATCGCTAGCTGAAGAAGGGCGCACAGAAACGCGCGAAGCGCTGTTGGACGTGTATCAGAACAGCGCCGTCCGTGAGCGAGAGGCGCTGTCTCGGACGCTGCTGTCTGAGCTACTGGCGCTGCTGGACGCTCGGCTCGACCGCGAGACGGAGGTCGAAATACTGGCGAATTCGGTCGGGTCGCTAACGGAGCGCTTCTCAGCCATGGTCCAGTCAATACCTGCCGCAGTGGTGGTGCTGGACGCTGAAAGGTCGATTCAGTTCTGGAACGACGGTGCCGAGCGGCTGTTTGGCTGGGACGAGAGTCAGGTAGTCGGCCGCCCGTATGCCGACACGCTGGCCGAATCACCGGAGACGCTCGATAGGCTGCTGGCGTCACTTGTCGACGGTGAATCGCTCACCGGCGTCGAATCCTGTCACCGGCACGCCAACGGGTCATCGCTCGACGTGCGGCTGTGGGGTGCGCCACTCACCGGCGAGAGCACGGACGGTGCATCGCTGTTCGTCCACGACATCTCGGAGCAAAAACAACGCGAGCAGCGACTCACGGTCCTCAACCGCCTGTTTCGGCATAACATCCGCAACGACGTGACCGTCATCCGCGGGCATCTGGAGCTACTCAGCGACGAACGGGAGAGCGAGCATATCGACATTATTGCGGACCGTATCGAGGATATCCGTGGTTTGAGTGAGGCTGCCCACCAGATTGAGAAACTACAAAACAGCGACGAGACAGAACAGACAACCTTCGACCCGCGTGTATTGCTCTGTGACCGGGCCGGCCGCCTGCAAGCCGAGCACACGACCATCGAACTCCGACAAGACTTGCAGGTCGAGGGCCACGTCGTCGGTCACGAACTCCTGCCGTACGCGTTTGATAACGTCCTCGACAACGCAGTGGAACACAATGATGCCGACACGCCTCAGGTCGACGTGGTAGTCGAACCGGCGGTCGAAGGTGACCGCGTCGTGCTCCGAGTAGCTGACAACGGGCCGGGGCTCCCTGAGACGGAGCAGGCGGTTCTCACAACTGGAACGGAGACACCGCTCACGCACAGCACGGGCACGGGGCTGTGGCTCACGCAGTGGATCGTCCGCGAGTCGGATGGGTCGATCTCGGTGTCGGAGAGCCGGTTCGGAGGAACCGAAGTCGAGATCCGCCTCCGGCGGCCAGTCGACTAGTTCAGAACAGCGCCTTGTCCTCGTCGAGAATCTGTGCGGGGCCGCCAACATCCCAGACGCGGGTGTCGACGCCGCAGTCGGCGACCGTCTCTTCGACGCGGCCGACGTACTCCTCAGTCGTATTGATGTAGACGCTCGCGCCGGTGTCGACGGAGAAGTACACCGGCACGTCCTCGGTGTTCCGGAGTTCTCTGACGGCGTTGAATATCTCGATGGTGCGGGGCTGCCAGTACACCCAGCCGGCGGGGCCGGTCATTGTTGCGGCGGCCAGCGACAGGGAGTCTTTCTCGGCGAGGTCGAAGACAGCGTCGAAGTCGCCGTCGTACAGCGCGTCGCGCATGTCCGAAATCTGGCTGTGAATGTGGGCCATCCGGGATTCGAACATGTGGCTCTCGGCGGCCTCCTTGTGGGCTTCCTCGGTTTCCTTGTAGGATGGGACCATCCCGGCGACAATTCGCAGGTCGTCTTCGAGGTCCGTCTCGATGCGCTCGCTCCGGCAGTCCCTGTCGTTCATGCCGGTCCGGAGGTGAGAGAACGCACCCGTCACTGCGCGGGCGGCCGAGGAAGAGCCGCGGCGTGCGACGGTCGAGATTTCCGGTCGCGTCATGTCGAGACCGGCCGCCTCGACAAGGGCCATCGCCGCGGCGGCAAAGCCGGATGAGGACGAGCCAAAGCCGATGTTCGTCGGGAAGTTGTTCGCTGACTCGAAGCGGACGCCGTGGTCGATGCCGGCGAGGTCGCGGACGTGGTCCACGACGGCGTCGATACGCTCGGCCCCGCGGCCGGTGACCGTTTCGCCGTCGATGACGTACACGTCCACCTCGCGGTTCGGGTCGAAGGCGGCCGTCGTCTTCGAGTGGCTCGGCGCGGTACAGACGGAGATGCTGTCGTGGTACGGCAGTCGCAGTTCCTCGTCGCGCATCCCGTGGTACTTGACCAGCCCCTGAATCGGATGTGCCTTCGCGGTCGCTTTCATACCTCACCCTTCCGGGCCGGTCACTTTGCTATTGCGAACCGCCGGCGCTGGCGTGGCATCGAGTCACCGATACCTACCTGCCGGACAAAAGTGGTGTAATCGTCAGTACTCGGGGTTCTCCTCGCGGATGCCTTCACGCTTGTTGACGAGGCGGGCAAGCGTAAACAGGGCGTCAGAGAGCCGGTTCAGGTAGATGATAGCCGTCTCATTGACGCCAGCCTCCTCGGCGGCGAAGGAGACACAGCGGCGCTCTGCGCGGCGACAGACCGCGCGGGCGTGGTGGAGCTTCGCCCCGGGTTCCGACCCGGATGGGAGGATGAACGATTCGAGCGGGTCCAGCTCTGAGTCGGCCTCGTCGATGAGTTCTTCCAGCGTCTCGACGTGGGACTCCTGTATCCGCGGGTCGCCCTCCTCTGGGCTTGGGTTGGCGAAGTCGGCCTGCACGATGTGGAGATGGTTCTGGACGACGCGGAGCTTCTCGTCGATGTCGTCGTGACCGGTCGGTCTGACGACGCCGACCAGCGCGTTCACTTCGTCGACGGTGCCGTACGCCTCGATGCGGCGGCTGTCCTTCGAGACCCGCTCCATGTTCCGGAGGTCTGTCTGGCCCTGATCGCCGCGGCCGGTATAGATAGTCATAACTAAATCTGGCACTGCCAGCGTCTTATAGCCGTGGGCGAATCCTTTGGGAGCGTGGGCGGCCGAGTCCCGTGGCAAGCATAGGCGACCGAGCCTCGTGGCGACTGTGGACCGCCGGCACCGCGTTCAGAGTCGGCGGCGGACCTCCGAAAGCGCAGCCGGTGAAATATCCAGTTCGGCAAACAGCGCCTCGCGTTCGTCGTCCTCGCCGTGGCCGGCGACGAAGCCGTTGAGCCGGGCGGCGACCGTCGAATCGACGAACGCGTCGCCGTAGGTGTCTTCGAGTTCGTCGGCGACTACTGGCGTCGAGCGGAGTTCGTACTTCTGATGGTAGTCTTCCGCCAGATAGAACTGGTCGAGTGTTTCGATGGCCGTCTCGACGGACTTCCCGGTCCGCGATTCGAGGTCGTCTCGTGTCCGCTTGGCGGCCTCGCACTGCTGGTCGTCGTGTGCCAACACCACGCCGCGGTACTGGCGCTTCAGGGGTGCAGAGAACGGTGCATGATTCGCCCAGAACACGTCCAGCAGCGCTTCGTAGCTCACCGTGTCAGGGTTGTACTCGACCTGCACAACCTCGGTGTGGTCGCCCAGCGAATAGTAGCTCGGGTCCGGTTCCGTTCCGCCAGCGTAGCCGACCCGGGTCCTGACCACACCTGGTGTCGCGCCGAACCGCGCGTCCGGGCCCCAGAAACAGCCCATGCCGAACGTCGCCGTTGCAGTCGCCGACGGCGGCGGTGCCTCCGCATCGGCAGCCAGTGCTGTTGGATGGGTCGGCTCGTACGCACTCGGAGTCATACTGAAAGACAGGGGTTCGAGTGGTTTGCCTGCTTCGCCGTCCCAAGTGGAACCGGGAAATTCAACTGTACCCCCGCGGAAACTACTCGATATGAGCCTCGAACTCGAACACTACTGCCCTGAATGCGAAGAGTACCGCGATTTCTGGAAGGTCGCGAGCACGACGATGCATCTGGGAACCAAAGTCAAGTGGCACTGCCCGGAGTGTGACTACGGGTTCGTTCGTATCAACGGCGAAGTCGACACCGGGCAGGCGGCATAGCTCTCCGGAGCGGTATAGAGACCTCTTAGCAGCCGTTTTACACTCTCCCCGAGAGATATCTACTACCGATGAATCTCGACCCGGATGGTGCAGGGAGCGCGACCACCGAACAGGCGCAGGCCCCGCACGAGCTGTCGATGACCGTGGTTGAGTACACCGGTGAACCGGACCGCTGTACCGTGTCACCGCGGGGGCTTTCCGGCATTGCCAAGCTATCGACGTGGATTACCGTGGACAAGCGAGTCGTGGTCGACCTAGATGCGATGCGGTGACCGAGAGTTTTTATCGGGGAACCACAGACATAGAATCGATGAGTATCGAGGTCCTACTGGTAGACGAGGACGTAGACGTTCTAGAAATCGTCGGGACGTTTCTGGGACAGGAAGACGGATTCGAAATAACGACGGAGGCCGACCCAGAGGCGGCACTGGACCTGGCCACTGACGGCGATTTCGACGCAGTCGTCAGTGACTACAAGATGCCCCGGCTCGACGGGATGGAGCTGTGTGCCGCGCTTCGGGAGAACGGCGTTGACATCCCGTTCCTGCTGTTTACGGCCCGTGAGCACGACGATGTCGCAGATGCCGCCACAGAGCACGGCGTCACTGCCGTGGTCCAGAAAGGGACGGGCACGGAGCAGTACAGCGTGCTCGCCGACCGGATCCGCGACACTATCTAGACGTCTATCCGGGGCAGTTTCAGCGTGACGACTGCCCCACCGTCCGAACCGCTACCGAAGTCCACCGTGCCGCCGTAGGTTTCGGCCACCCAGACGACCAGCCACAGGCCGAGTCCGGTTCCGTGGCGCAGTTGCGTTATTGGTTCGTCGCCCGTCACAACATCGAGTTCGTGCTGTGGAATCCCCGGCCCGTCGTCAGCGACCGTGATAGAGACGGTTTGTCGGTCCACCTGGACGTCGACGCGGACCGAAGGGTCATCGCCGCCGTGTTCGAGGCTGTTTTCGACGAGTTCGCCCAGAATTCGATGTAGCCGCCCGTCACCCGCCGTAACCGGCGTCTCCGGGAGGTGTGTTTCAATTTTGCCGGCGTGCTTATCACGATGCGATGACACGATATCCGTGATAGTCGCTGACACCTCGACCGGGCCCGTGCCAAACTGGTCGCGGCGCACGGACCGCTCCATGTCGCGTGCGCGCTCGCTCAGCGACGCCATCTCTTCGGCCTTTCGCTGGAGCCTGTGGAGAATGGAGCGATGATTCTCGTCGTCGATTCGCTCGTCCAGCGCGTCAGCCATGCCAAGGACGACGGTCAGGTCGTTTCTGAGATTGTGCCGCAGGACCCGGTTGAGCAGTTTCAGCCGGCGCTCACGCTCGCGCTGTTCGGTTATGTCCGTGTAGATACCGAACCCGCGGACGCTGTCGCCGTCCCGGCTGTATGGCACGCCCCGGAAGAGGAAGTCACGGAACCCTGTCTCGGTCATCAGTCGGAGTTCAGTCTGGAAAGGGTCGCCGTCTGCCTGTCCATCGTCAAACTGGGGTAGTTCGTCGTTCGTAGCGTCCGGCAGCCGGAGGAGGTCGGATAGGGGACTGTCGACGGCCGTGTCCTGACCGTACCCGAACACGTCGGAAAACGCGGGGTTGACTGATCTGACGACCGACTCATCCGCAACTGTCTCCGTCTCGATGACGGCGTCTGGAAGCGTATTAAACAGGTACGAGAACCGGTCGCGTTCGTCTTCCAGCTCTGCCCGCGCCTGCTTGAGTTCAGTCAGGTCCCGGACGACGCCGACGGTACCACGAAACTGGTCCGCGTCGATCAGCGACACCTCGATCTCTGCCGGGCGCTGCTCTCCGTGTGCCGTTTCCAGCGCCGTTTCGAGCTGGACCGCCCCGGTTCCGCCCTGCTGACAGAGGTCACCGATGCGACATGTAAACTCATCAATCGCGTCCTGATCGAGAACAATGCGCGGGTGCTGGCCCAGAAGCGTCGCCCGCTCGTAGCCGAGCCATTCCGCGAGCGGTTCGGTGACCAACTGGAACCGGCCTTCGTCGTCGAGGACGTACATCATATCACGGACATTTTCGACCACTGATTCGTACCGCAACAGGCTCCGCTCGCGCTCGACGCGGTCGAACGCGGCGGCTGCATTGGACGCGAGAATCTTCCCGACGGAGACATCCGATTCGGTGAACTCGTGTCCCTGTTGCGCACCGACACTCACGACACCGTGGTCACCCATCGGGAGGTACATCGTCGCCGACAGAACGTCGGAGTCGTAGTTGTCGACCCGGTCGAACTCGTCGATGACCAGCGGGTCGCCGCGCTCGAACGCTTCTCCGGGAAACCCCTCGTCGGCGTTGTATACCGGCCGGTCCGGGACTTTGTCGCTGGCAGCGGCTGGCCGGAGCGTGTCCGTCTCCTCGTCGTACAGCCGCACGAGCGAGTGGTCGAACCCGAGGTCCGACCGGGTCGCCTCGATGACCGTTTCGGCGACTTCCTGGGGCGTCTGTGCCTGCATGAGCGACCGGGTCGTGTCCAGTAGTCCGGACAACGCCTCGTCACGCCGTTTCTGCTCCGTGATATCCCGAATAACGCCTGCGGTCCCGGCGAATCGCTCGTCGTCGTCGTACAGTAGCGTCATGTGGTCTTGCGCAGGGAACGACCCTCCCGACGCCTGCTGGATCGACAGTTCGAACGTCTCCTCGTCGTCGCGGTCCTCGAATATCATCTCCTGAACGATAGATTCGGCGCGCTCGACGACGCCGTCGTTCTTGATGAAGCCGGTGTACGAGCCAAGCAGCTCTTCCTCGGAGTAGCCCGTCAGGTCGGTCATCGCCTGATTGACGAACTCGAAGTACCCTTCGGAGTCGAGGGCGTACACGCCGTCGTCGACCGCCTCGATGATGTTCTCGTACCGTTCGAGTTCGTCCTCACGGTGGCGGCGTTCGAGTTCGTGGTTGACCCACTCAACGAGCAGTTTCATGAACGCCTCCTCGCTATCGGAGAACGACTCCGACCGGGCCTGTTCGTCCCCGAAACAGAGCGTTCCGTATGGCTCGCCGGCGACCGTGATGAGGCCACCGGCGTAGCACGCGACGCCGCTTTGCTGGTACACGTCCGCCGCGTGTCCCCCCTCGGTGGTGGCATCGGCAATCGCATAGAGGTCACCGGAGTCGAGCACTCGCTGGCAGTAGGTATCCGCAAGCGGCGTCTCTGTCCCGGATTCGAGAGGGGTGTTCCCGGTGACCGTCTGGATTTCGTGGACTCCGTCCTCGATACGGCTCAGGTAGCCAAACGCCATGTCGAGTCGGTCCAGCCCGATTTCGATGACTCGACCGACGGTCTCGGCCTCGCTGAGTCCGTTTCCGGTAGCAAGCTGTGTCAGCTCCTGTAGCGAGTCGTTGTTGGCACGCAGCGTCCGTTCGCGCTCCTTGCGTGCTGTGATATCCGTGGCGATGGCGACGAGACGCGGAGCCTGTGCGTCGCGTTCCTCGATGACTCCGCGCGTCCGGAGCCACCGCGTCTCCCCGTCGACGTCGGTACGGAACTCGGCGTCGACCCGTTCATCTTTTTCAGACACCCGCTCGAACGCCGCTTCGAGCGACTGGCGGTCGTCGGGGTGGATATACTCGTAGAACGCCGAGGCGGTGCCTTCGAAGGCCGTCGGTGTCGTCCCGAAGAGTTCCGCGGTCGCCTCGTCCCAGACCATCTCGTCAGTTTCTAGATTCCACTCGTAGACGCCGGTGTCCGTTCCGTCCAGCGCCAGGTCGAGTCGCCGGTTCGTCTCTTCGAGGGCCCGTTCGCGCTCCTTTCGGTCGGAGATGTCCCTGAGAACGCCCGTACAGAACCACTGCCCGTTTCGCTCGAAATCGCCGAACGACACCGCGACGGTCAGCTGGTCTCCGGCGGCGGTCACGAGCGGCAGTTCGAGGTAGTCCCAGTCGACGTTCCGGTTGCCAGTCCGAAGGTATCGATCCAATCCCTCGAAGTGAGCGCTTCGCAGATGTTCGGGAATGACTTTCGCGAAGTCGTCGCCGACTAGTTCCTTGCGGTCGTAGCCCGTCAGTTCGACAGCCTCGTCGTTTGCGTATACGACCTCGCTGTCGGCGTCGATGGTGACGACGGCGTCGGAGATACTGCCGGCGATGGCATCAAAAGAGTCTGCAAGTTCCGGCGGGAGCCGCGTCGGCCGGTCATCGGGAGCCGCCGGTGGGTCGCTCCCGTCGTCTCGGCCTGTCGGTTCGCGTCCCTGCGTCACGATGTCGTACACCCGATCTGTCAGCGACACTTCGCTGCGAGGGACGTACTCGGTTACATCAAGCCGTGTCGCGCGAGCGGCGACCGTCCCGTCTGGCTCGGCCGTACAGAGAACGACCGGGAGCGCGTCGTACTGCTCACGTATCGCCGCTAACACATCTAGCCCGGTTTCTGACCCTGACAGGTGCTGTTCACAGACGACGACATCGTAGCCGTGCTCGGCCAGTTCCGACAGCGCGTCCGTCACGGTGGCGACTGCCGTGACTGAGACCGGTGCGTCAGGTATGGCTGTGTCCGCGTCTTCGCCGGCAGGGCATACGTACAACAAATTCGGCATATCGGACATAGCGTTCCGTTGTAACTGCTATACGATGGGGTGGCATATACGCTCTGGCGAGAGTATCAAATGTCGAAACGAGCGGCTACATGTCGTCAAGCGCCTGCCAGGAGAGCTGTGGGTTCCGGGCCGCGGTCACCTGATCGATGCGTTTCGCCGCCGGACGCGACGGCGCATCGGCCAGTTCGGCGTCCGAATCACCGGCCACAGCGTTGAATGCGGCCGCGAGCTGGTCCAGCGAGCGCTTGGTCTCTCCTTCCGTGGGCTCGGTCATCAACGCCTCGTCGACGATTTCGGGCCACTTCGTCGTCGGCGGATGGACGCCGTAATCGAGCATCCGCTTGGCCGCGTCAGCAGCGTCCTGCTCGCCCGCGCTGGCGACGAACTCGTGATGGAACGGGCCAAATGGCACCTCGTACTCTATCTGCTCAGCGAGGTAGTTCGCGTTCAGCACGGCCTTCGCGCTGGCGTCTCGGAGGCCTTCGTCGCCCAATCTGGCGATGTACGCAAAGGTCTTGAGCAATACCGGCCAGTTGCCGTAGAAGCCATGCACCTTCCCGATCGAGTTCGCCGGCTCGTAGTGTTCGTAGTTGCCACCACGTTCCCTGACGTGTGGGTTCGGGAGGAACTGGGCCAGTTCCTCGCGGACGCCGACCGGGCCGGCACCGGGGCCACCGCCGCCGTGGGGTGTCGCGAACGTCTTGTGGACGTTGTAGTGCATCACGTCGAAGCCCATGTCGCCGGGGCGAGCGCGCCCAAGCAAGGCGTTGAGGTTCGCGCCGTCGTAGTACAGCAGGCCGCCGGCGTCGTGGACGATGTCGGCGACGTGCTCGATATCGCGCTCGAACAGCCCAAGCGTGTTGGGGTTCGTGAGCATCAGCGCGGCAGTGTCGTCGCCGACGGCCGCCTCCAGCGCCTCGATGTCGACGCGGCCGTCGTCACCGCTCGGTAGCTCCACGACCTCGTAGCCAGCCATCGCCGCCGTCGCGAAGTTCGTGCCGTGCGCCGAGTCCGGGATGACGACCTCCGAGCGCTCGTCGTCGTTGTGTTCGTGGTAGGCCTTCGCGATCTGGATGCCGGTGAACTCACCGGCCGCGCCGGCCGGCGGCTGCAGCGTTACGGCGTCCATGCCGCCGATGCGGCCCAGATAGTCCTGGAGCCGGTGACACAGCGCCAGCGTCCCCTGTACCGTCGAATCGGGTCGGCCAGGGTGGATGGCGGCGTCCGCCCGTGCAGCCACGTCCTCGGTGAAGGAGGGGTTGTACTTCATCGTACACGAGCCGAGCGGGAACGGCCCGCTCTCGACGCCGTAGTTCATCTGCGAGAGGCGCGTATAGTGCCGGGCCAGTTCAGGCTCGGCCGGGTCCGGTAGTGAGAGGCTGTCCCGCGTCAGATCATCTGGCAGCGGCGAATCCTCGATGTCAACTGTCTTGCTCGTCTTCTCCGAGAGCAGCGGCTCGTACAGGTCGTCGCTGTCGTCGGTCCAGCGCGCTTGATCGTATTTCACGCGAGACACCCCCGTGTCGAGCGTGAAGCTCGTGGGACGTGGTTTGTCCCACGGTGTTTCGCCGAGTAGCGCGAGGCGAAGAGACACCCCCGTGTCGAGCGTGAAGCTCGTGGGACGCGGTTTGTCCCACGGTGTTTCGCCGAGTAGCGCGAGGCGAAGAGACACCCCCGTGTCGAGCGTGAAGCTCGTGGGACGTGGTTTGTCCCACGGTGTTTCGCCGAGTAGCGCGAGGCGAGTGTCATTTCGCCACCTCCCGGAACGCCGCCACGAACTCGTCTGTGGCATCAGTAGTGGTCTCGGTCACACACACCTGCACCAGGTGGTCGTCGACCGCGTGGACCGCGAAGCCATCGGCTGCGAGGTCGGCAACGATGGCGCTTGCGGGCTGGTCCGTGTGTGCGAGGAACTCCCGGAAGTGGTGGCGGCCGTGAATCGGGGCCGTCACCCCGACAATATCGTCGAGGCGGTCGGCCAGGTCACGAGCGCGGGTGACGCAGTCTTCAGCAAGATCGACCAGCCCGTCCGGACCGAGCCACGCGGCGTGCATCGCGGTTCGGAGCGCAACCCACGCCTGATTCGTACAGATGTTCGAAGTGGCCCGCTCCTTGCGGATGTGTTGCTCCCGCGTCTGAAGTGTTAGCGTGTACGCGCGGCGGTCGGCGGCGTCTTCACTGGCCCCGACCAGCCGACCGGGGACCTGCCGCAGATACTCCTCGCGGGTGACGAACATCCCCAGCCCGAAGCCGTAGGCGGTGCCAGTCCCCAGCGACGCGGCGTCGCCGACGACCACGTCGGCTCCGACATTGGCTGGGCGCTCCAGCAGGGACAGCGCGATCGGATCCGAGCCGAGACAGAACAGCGCGTCATGGTCGTGGGCAAGGTCACCGATTGCGCCGAGCCGTTCTTCGATAACGCCACGGACTGTCGGCGACTCGGCGTATACCATCGCGGTGTCGTCGCCGATCTCGTCGGCCAGCGCCGGCACGTCGGCGACGCCGTCGGTCATCGGGTAGGACTCGACCGTGAGGTCTGGTCCCTCGGCATAGTTCGACAGGACGGCGCGTTTGCCCTCCCGGAGGTGTTCAGGAACCAGAATCCGGTCGCCGGACACCGAGCGGACGCGCTGGGAGAGCGTCGCCGCCTCGCCCAGCGCCGTCGCGTCGTCGTACATCGAGCAGTTGGCAACGTCCAGTCCTGTGAGTTCCACCAGCATCGACTGGAACTCAAAGAGGGCCTGCAGGAATCCCTGTGCGACCTCGGGCTGGTACTGCGTGTAGGAGGTCAGGAACTCCGACCGGCTTGCGAGGTCGTCAACAACGCTCGGGACGTAATGGTCATAGTGGCCGCGGCCGAGAAACTCAGTCAGGTCGGCGTTGCGGCTCAGAAGGCCAGCGACTTCCCGGCGCGTCGCCCGCTCGCTCCGGGCGTCGATGCCGAACTCGCCGTCGAAGGCCACGGACTCGGGAACGTCGAACAGCGACTCAAGGTCGTCGGCTCCGACAACATCGAGCATCGCCGCGGTTTCTGCGGCCGTCTGCGGTGCGTACGGACTGCCTGTCGCATGTGAGTTACTGTTACTCATTTGAGAACCACCCAGTAGCGCCGGGGTGACATGATATCGACAGCTAGCGACCGTGTCCACATTAGGTTACTCCTTTCACCCCCTGCAAGGGACCGCTGCTACCGGGGGTTACTCGATCTGATCGCGGTACGCGTCGGGTGAAAGCAGGTCGTCGGTTTCGCTCTTGTCGTCAACCTCGACAGTGAGCATCCAGCCGTCGCCGAACGGGTCCTCGTTCAGCAGTTCCGGCTCGTCGCGGAGTCGGTCGTTGACTGCTGTGACGGTGCCGGAGACGGGGGCGTACACGTCGGACACAGCCTTGATAGACTCCACCACGCCGAAGTCCTCGCCCGCAGTCAGCTCCGTGCCTTCATCGGGCAGTTCGACGAACACCACGTCGCCGAGTTCGTCCTGTGCGAACGCCGTGATGCCGACCTCGGCAGTGTCACCGGCGACGCGTACCCATTCGTGTGACTCCAGATATCGCAGGTCGTCGGGAACGTCGAAGCTCATCTATCGAGGAATGGCGTGCTCCTGGTACGTGCTTTCTTCGGTTCACCGCGGACGACGACGCGGACGGACTTGTCCGGTTCAGCGTACGCCGACGGGACGTAGGCGAGGGCAATCGGTGCTCCCAGTGTCGGACTCATCGTTCCGCTGGTGATGTGGCCGATCGGCTCCCCGTCCGGCGTTGTCACGTCGTACCCGTGGCGCGGGACGCCGCGGTCGACAAGCTCGATGCCGATGAGCTTCTCTTCGGGACCGTCCGCGGCGACGCCCTCCAGTGCGTCCCGAGCGACGAACTCCGTATCGAGCTTAA
This region includes:
- a CDS encoding PAS domain-containing protein, producing MDDGAELLVGELFQSLAEEGRTETREALLDVYQNSAVREREALSRTLLSELLALLDARLDRETEVEILANSVGSLTERFSAMVQSIPAAVVVLDAERSIQFWNDGAERLFGWDESQVVGRPYADTLAESPETLDRLLASLVDGESLTGVESCHRHANGSSLDVRLWGAPLTGESTDGASLFVHDISEQKQREQRLTVLNRLFRHNIRNDVTVIRGHLELLSDERESEHIDIIADRIEDIRGLSEAAHQIEKLQNSDETEQTTFDPRVLLCDRAGRLQAEHTTIELRQDLQVEGHVVGHELLPYAFDNVLDNAVEHNDADTPQVDVVVEPAVEGDRVVLRVADNGPGLPETEQAVLTTGTETPLTHSTGTGLWLTQWIVRESDGSISVSESRFGGTEVEIRLRRPVD
- the mvaD gene encoding phosphomevalonate decarboxylase MvaD, whose translation is MKATAKAHPIQGLVKYHGMRDEELRLPYHDSISVCTAPSHSKTTAAFDPNREVDVYVIDGETVTGRGAERIDAVVDHVRDLAGIDHGVRFESANNFPTNIGFGSSSSGFAAAAMALVEAAGLDMTRPEISTVARRGSSSAARAVTGAFSHLRTGMNDRDCRSERIETDLEDDLRIVAGMVPSYKETEEAHKEAAESHMFESRMAHIHSQISDMRDALYDGDFDAVFDLAEKDSLSLAAATMTGPAGWVYWQPRTIEIFNAVRELRNTEDVPVYFSVDTGASVYINTTEEYVGRVEETVADCGVDTRVWDVGGPAQILDEDKALF
- a CDS encoding cob(I)yrinic acid a,c-diamide adenosyltransferase, coding for MTIYTGRGDQGQTDLRNMERVSKDSRRIEAYGTVDEVNALVGVVRPTGHDDIDEKLRVVQNHLHIVQADFANPSPEEGDPRIQESHVETLEELIDEADSELDPLESFILPSGSEPGAKLHHARAVCRRAERRCVSFAAEEAGVNETAIIYLNRLSDALFTLARLVNKREGIREENPEY
- the msrA gene encoding peptide-methionine (S)-S-oxide reductase MsrA, with product MTPSAYEPTHPTALAADAEAPPPSATATATFGMGCFWGPDARFGATPGVVRTRVGYAGGTEPDPSYYSLGDHTEVVQVEYNPDTVSYEALLDVFWANHAPFSAPLKRQYRGVVLAHDDQQCEAAKRTRDDLESRTGKSVETAIETLDQFYLAEDYHQKYELRSTPVVADELEDTYGDAFVDSTVAARLNGFVAGHGEDDEREALFAELDISPAALSEVRRRL
- a CDS encoding DUF7511 domain-containing protein, which produces MNLDPDGAGSATTEQAQAPHELSMTVVEYTGEPDRCTVSPRGLSGIAKLSTWITVDKRVVVDLDAMR
- a CDS encoding response regulator; this translates as MSIEVLLVDEDVDVLEIVGTFLGQEDGFEITTEADPEAALDLATDGDFDAVVSDYKMPRLDGMELCAALRENGVDIPFLLFTAREHDDVADAATEHGVTAVVQKGTGTEQYSVLADRIRDTI
- a CDS encoding PAS domain S-box protein gives rise to the protein MSDMPNLLYVCPAGEDADTAIPDAPVSVTAVATVTDALSELAEHGYDVVVCEQHLSGSETGLDVLAAIREQYDALPVVLCTAEPDGTVAARATRLDVTEYVPRSEVSLTDRVYDIVTQGREPTGRDDGSDPPAAPDDRPTRLPPELADSFDAIAGSISDAVVTIDADSEVVYANDEAVELTGYDRKELVGDDFAKVIPEHLRSAHFEGLDRYLRTGNRNVDWDYLELPLVTAAGDQLTVAVSFGDFERNGQWFCTGVLRDISDRKERERALEETNRRLDLALDGTDTGVYEWNLETDEMVWDEATAELFGTTPTAFEGTASAFYEYIHPDDRQSLEAAFERVSEKDERVDAEFRTDVDGETRWLRTRGVIEERDAQAPRLVAIATDITARKERERTLRANNDSLQELTQLATGNGLSEAETVGRVIEIGLDRLDMAFGYLSRIEDGVHEIQTVTGNTPLESGTETPLADTYCQRVLDSGDLYAIADATTEGGHAADVYQQSGVACYAGGLITVAGEPYGTLCFGDEQARSESFSDSEEAFMKLLVEWVNHELERRHREDELERYENIIEAVDDGVYALDSEGYFEFVNQAMTDLTGYSEEELLGSYTGFIKNDGVVERAESIVQEMIFEDRDDEETFELSIQQASGGSFPAQDHMTLLYDDDERFAGTAGVIRDITEQKRRDEALSGLLDTTRSLMQAQTPQEVAETVIEATRSDLGFDHSLVRLYDEETDTLRPAAASDKVPDRPVYNADEGFPGEAFERGDPLVIDEFDRVDNYDSDVLSATMYLPMGDHGVVSVGAQQGHEFTESDVSVGKILASNAAAAFDRVERERSLLRYESVVENVRDMMYVLDDEGRFQLVTEPLAEWLGYERATLLGQHPRIVLDQDAIDEFTCRIGDLCQQGGTGAVQLETALETAHGEQRPAEIEVSLIDADQFRGTVGVVRDLTELKQARAELEDERDRFSYLFNTLPDAVIETETVADESVVRSVNPAFSDVFGYGQDTAVDSPLSDLLRLPDATNDELPQFDDGQADGDPFQTELRLMTETGFRDFLFRGVPYSRDGDSVRGFGIYTDITEQRERERRLKLLNRVLRHNLRNDLTVVLGMADALDERIDDENHRSILHRLQRKAEEMASLSERARDMERSVRRDQFGTGPVEVSATITDIVSSHRDKHAGKIETHLPETPVTAGDGRLHRILGELVENSLEHGGDDPSVRVDVQVDRQTVSITVADDGPGIPQHELDVVTGDEPITQLRHGTGLGLWLVVWVAETYGGTVDFGSGSDGGAVVTLKLPRIDV